From Staphylothermus hellenicus DSM 12710, a single genomic window includes:
- a CDS encoding NifB/NifX family molybdenum-iron cluster-binding protein: MVKIAFPTDKGGLDDYIYDRFGRTPTFTIVEVEDSEIKNVKIVENPGHKAGSGAGIKAVQKLIEEKIDVVAGPNPGPNSYMALQQSNIKVVTVLGLKVKDAIEHVIKQL, encoded by the coding sequence ATGGTTAAAATAGCGTTTCCAACAGATAAAGGTGGACTAGATGACTACATATATGATAGGTTCGGTAGAACACCAACATTCACAATCGTAGAAGTAGAGGACAGTGAGATCAAGAATGTCAAGATAGTTGAAAACCCAGGACATAAAGCGGGTAGTGGTGCAGGCATAAAAGCTGTTCAGAAACTTATTGAGGAAAAAATAGATGTTGTTGCAGGACCCAATCCAGGCCCCAACTCATATATGGCTTTGCAACAATCAAATATTAAGGTTGTAACAGTTCTCGGATTAAAAGTTAAGGATGCTATAGAACACGTTATCAAGCAACTTTAG